Within Mycobacterium botniense, the genomic segment TTTGGCCAGCTGTTGCAGGTTTGTCGATTCGTGGACCAGCAGCGTATGCAGCACCCGCCCGGTCAGCTGGTGCTGGAGGATCGTGGTACCCAGCAGTACGGTCAGCCACGCGTACGTCAGCGGCGCGCTGCCGATCCAGCGCAACACAGCAATCGCCCAGATTTTCAGACGTGGCGTCATCACTGGGTCCGGCACGGCGTCTACCCTCGCATGTCCGCTGACCGCCGGCGTGAAATCGTCAAAGATGGTCTGGCGGGCAGCGCTATTCGACGGTGACCGACTTGGCGAGGTTACGCGGCTTGTCGACATCGTAGCCGCGGGCCCGCGCCACCGACGCGGCGAACACCTGCAGCGGGATGGTCGACAGCAGCGGCTGGTACAGCGTCGACACCGCAGGGATCTCGATCAGGTGATCGGCGTAGGGGCGGACCGTGTCGTCGCCCTCCTCGGCGATCACGATCGTGATCGCTCCGCGGGTCTGGATCTCGCGGATATTGGACAGCAGCTTGGCGTGCAGCGTGGCGGAGTTTTTCGGCGACGGCATCACAACGATGACCGGCAGACCCTCTTCGATCAGCGCGATCGGTCCGTGTTTCAGCTCGCCGGCGGCAAAGCCCTCGGCATGCATGTAGGCCAGTTCCTTGAGTTTCAGCGCGCCTTCCAGCGCCACCGGATAGCCGACGTGACGGCCTAAAAACAGCACGGCCGAAGACTGGGCGAACCGCTGGCCCAACGCGGCCACGGGCTCCATCTGGGTGAGCACTCGGGCCACCTGCTCGGGCATCGACTCCAGCTCGCGATATTCGCGCTCGACCTCGTCAGGGTATTTGGTGCCGCGGGCCTGCGCCAAAGCCAGCCCGAGAAGGTAATTCGCAGCGACTTGGGCCAAAAACGTTTTCGTCGACGCCACCCCGATCTCGGGCCCGGCGCGGGTGTAGAGCACCGCGTCACATTCGCGGGGAATCTGCGAACCGTTGGTGTTGCAGATCGCCAACACCTTGGCTTTTTGCTCTTTGGCATGTCGCACCGCCTCCAGGGTGTCAGCGGTTTCACCGGACTGCGAGATGGCCACCACCAAGGTGCTGCGGTCCAGCACGGGATCGCGGTAGCGGAATTCGCTCGCGAGCTCCGCCTCCACCGGCAGCCGGGTCCAGTGTTCGATTGCGTACTTCGCCAGCAGCCCAGAGTGATACGCGGTGCCGCAGGCCACCACGAACACCTTGTCGATCTCGCGCAGTTCCTGCTCCGACAGGCGCTGCTCGTCGAGGACGATCCGGCCGTCGACAAAATGGCCCAGCAAGGTATCGGCCACCGCGGCAGGCTGTTCGGCGATCTCCTTGAGCATGAAGAACTCATAGCCGCCCTTCTCGGCGGCAGCCAGGTCCCAGTCGATATGGAAACGGCGAGCATTCGCGGCATCGTCGTTGCCGTCGAAATCGGTGATCCGATACCCGTCAGCGGTGATCACCACGGCCTGATCCTGGCCCAGTTCGACGGCGTCGCGGGTGTGGGGGATGAACGCGGCCACGTCAGATCCGACGAACATCTCCCCATCGCCGATGCCGAGCACCAACGGTGTCGAACGGCGCGCAGCGACAACGGTGCCCGGCTCGTCAGCGTTGGCGAACACCAGGGTGAAATGTCCTTCCAGGCGGCGCAGCACGGCCAGCACCGAGCCAACGAAGTCTCCGGCGGTTTCGCCGTGTCGATACGCCTGCGCCACCAGGTGCACCGCCACCTCGGTGTCGGTGTCGCTGGCAAATTCCACGCCGGCGGCCTCGAGTTCCCGGCGCAGGATCACGAAGTTCTCGATGATGCCGTTGTGGACGACGGCGATCTTGCCGGCCGCGTCCCGGTGCGGATGCGCGTTGCGGTCGGTGGGACGTCCATGGGTGGCCCAGCGGGTGTGGCCGATTCCGGTACTTCCCGCCAGATTGGCGGCAACCGTCTCGGCGATGGCTGTCTCCAGGTGGGCCAGCCGGCCGGCGCGGCGGCACACGGTGAGTTTGCCGCAACCGTCGACCAACGCGATACCCGCCGAGTCGTAGCCGCGATACTCCATCCGGCGCAACGCGTCCATGACGACCTCGCAGGCCGGGCGGTGCCCGACGTAGCCGACGATGCCGCACATAGCTGATCAGGGTAGTCCAGCCGCGCCGGGCCGGGACGGTGCAACCGGGCTGACCCGGCACCACGCCGGTCAGCGGATACCGTTGCGCCGGCTCAGGGCTGCCCGGGGCCCGGACCGTGCCAATGGCCCGGGTCGTGGGGGTCGCCGTCGTAGTAGTGGGCATCGTGACAGCGGGCCCAGTCCCAGTTGTCTCCCCAGGCTGGATCCCACGGCTGGCCGGGGCACCAGTGATAATCCGGCTGGGCCTGGGCGA encodes:
- the glmS gene encoding glutamine--fructose-6-phosphate transaminase (isomerizing) — its product is MCGIVGYVGHRPACEVVMDALRRMEYRGYDSAGIALVDGCGKLTVCRRAGRLAHLETAIAETVAANLAGSTGIGHTRWATHGRPTDRNAHPHRDAAGKIAVVHNGIIENFVILRRELEAAGVEFASDTDTEVAVHLVAQAYRHGETAGDFVGSVLAVLRRLEGHFTLVFANADEPGTVVAARRSTPLVLGIGDGEMFVGSDVAAFIPHTRDAVELGQDQAVVITADGYRITDFDGNDDAANARRFHIDWDLAAAEKGGYEFFMLKEIAEQPAAVADTLLGHFVDGRIVLDEQRLSEQELREIDKVFVVACGTAYHSGLLAKYAIEHWTRLPVEAELASEFRYRDPVLDRSTLVVAISQSGETADTLEAVRHAKEQKAKVLAICNTNGSQIPRECDAVLYTRAGPEIGVASTKTFLAQVAANYLLGLALAQARGTKYPDEVEREYRELESMPEQVARVLTQMEPVAALGQRFAQSSAVLFLGRHVGYPVALEGALKLKELAYMHAEGFAAGELKHGPIALIEEGLPVIVVMPSPKNSATLHAKLLSNIREIQTRGAITIVIAEEGDDTVRPYADHLIEIPAVSTLYQPLLSTIPLQVFAASVARARGYDVDKPRNLAKSVTVE